ATCTGGTCTTCTCACTTCTTTTACGGTACGTACAACAACTGCTGTTGAAACGGTCCCTTTCTTTACGGTTCCATTAGGTGTAGCATCCTTTACAGATACTACTATTTTGTCACCGATTGAAGCGTAACGTTTTTTGGTTCCGCCCAACACACGAATGGTAAGGACTTCCTTTGCCCCGGTGTTGTCTG
This Rasiella rasia DNA region includes the following protein-coding sequences:
- the rplN gene encoding 50S ribosomal protein L14, whose protein sequence is MVQQESRLKVADNTGAKEVLTIRVLGGTKKRYASIGDKIVVSVKDATPNGTVKKGTVSTAVVVRTVKEVRRPDGSYIRFDDNACVLLGPQGEMRGTRVFGPVARELRDKQFMKIVSLAPEVL